A DNA window from Brassica napus cultivar Da-Ae chromosome C1, Da-Ae, whole genome shotgun sequence contains the following coding sequences:
- the LOC106442483 gene encoding uncharacterized protein LOC106442483, whose amino-acid sequence MSKIANLDFSALKSNGDNYLEWALDAKIMLRSKDLGDTITKDNNSSDKDKYRAIYMIRHHLQENLKTQYMTMENPYDLWIALQRRYDHQKTVLLPKAQYDWKHIRFLDYKSVDE is encoded by the coding sequence atGTCAAAGATTGCGAATCTTGATTTCAGTGCTTTGAAAAGCAATGGTGACAACTACCTGGAATGGGCGCTTGATGCAAAGATCATGCTGCGATCAAAAGATCTTGGTGACACAATCACCAAAGACAACAATTCCAGTGACAAAGACAAGTATAGAGCTATCTACATGATACGCCACCATCTCCAAGAGAACTTGAAAACTCAGTACATGACCATGGAAAATCCATATGACCTTTGGATCGCTTTACAGCGAAGATATgaccaccagaaaacggtgttgcttccaaaggctcaATATGATTGGAAACACATAAGGTTCTTGGACTACAAATCAGTAGACGAGTAA